The DNA sequence GTGGCCCCCTCATCCGGCGGTGAGTAGAGGATCAGATACGTGAAGGCGTATTTCCCGGTACCCGGCACCCGATCTATGCAGAAGTCGGCCCGATTCACCTGCCGCCCGAAATAGTCGATCTTCCAGGGTCCGGTTACCACGCAATACCCCGAGACATCGTCCGTGCGATCGGTCAGGGTATCCACTTCGATGATCTGCCAGGCGTCGTCAAACGAATCGGTCAGCCAGGTTTGGCCTGTCAGTGATTCGTCCCCCAGTTTCACCACCCAGTCGGTGTACGCCATCCAGATTTCAAAAATCCCCGGTATCGCCATGTCGGAAAGCGTCTGGAGGTCCCTCCCCTCAAGAGCGGCAATGACCACATCCCGGCACTCCCCCGGGTTTTCAAAAAGCTTGATATCCTTTTCACATGCAATATATGACAGATACGGAACGACCAATTCGTCGACGGTAACCGCCTCAAGCTCCATACGGGCGTCCGGATATGCCTTCGTGAGATAGTCGAACACATCGTGTGCGTCATCATACTTACCCAGGTATACCAGGGCCTCTCCCCGGGTAACCAGTGCGGTCAGGATCAACTCCAAAAGCAGAGGGCTGTTCTCGATCTGCTGGCGGGAGAAATTCGCCTCGATGTCGGAAACGATCCCTTCGGCCGTTCGGGCGGCGTTTTTGAACGATTCCTCCTCGATATCTTCGTATACACTGTTTATCCGATCGAAGTACGACGGAACTTCCACCAGCGACTTCCTCGCCTCCTTATCGTCAAGGAGGAGATACGTACCGAATATCCATCCCTCGACGCCCCGATACCTGATGAAATACCAGTGATCGGTTACCCCGTCGATCGTCTCCGGTTCCTCCAGGCGATTGAGGATGCACACCGCCTCCTTCATCTCACCGTTGCCGTCGATGGTGACGACGGTCCCGGCGTGCATCGTTGGCCTGGAGAATACGCGCACCTCTTCACCGATAATCACGGCATATTCCGTCTCGAATCCCCGGGCGGACATCCCCCCAAGCAGAACGGCGCATGCGATCACACCGGCGATAAACAGTCGCATCATGTACGTATTTCCTCTTGCCCCGAACACTATTTCTCCACTATCACCTCGGCCCGGTGTTTTTCCACAACCGCCAGCACGTCCTTTTCGGGATAGAGAATATAGAGGATGGCACCGATGAGGCACACAACACCCACAACCAAACCGGACAGCTTGACGCCGAGGGGATTCGCGATATCCTTGCCGAAGGTGGCAAAGAGATAGCCGAGGATGAGCGTGGAGATGCCGAGGTTTATCTTCTGGAACAGTCCCTGAGCGCCGAAATACATACCCTCCCGCTTGCTTCCGGTGGTAATGGCGTCATACTCGGCCAGGTCGGAAATCATGGCGTTGGGTATCGCAAGAAGCGCCGACACCGGAATGCCGACAAAGGCAAAAATGATATACGCCTGTACCATCGGGTCCAGGATGAGCACGTCGGTTCCCAGGTAGTAGGTCAACGGGGCGAAAACGGCGAAAATCAGGGTGGATACCACCATAATGGTTTTTTTTGAGATGAATCGGTTCAAAAAGCTCAGAATCGGGAAGAATATCAGCGCCGTTCCGAAAACGGCCCCGAACACCACCGTGGCGAAGGATTCCGGCTTTTTTAAAAGCACCGTCACGTAGTAGGTTGCGGCCTGAGATATAATGTTGAGGGCGAACCAGAGGCAGATTGTGGCGAAAAGGTAGATCAAAAACGGCTTGTTTTTCAACGTGAGCTTCAGTGAGTCGATCAGGCCGATTTCCGACGGCGCGGAGTCACAGTATCGCTTCTCGTTGATGGGGATGACCGCGATGTAACAAAAAACAAGTCCGATGACGGCGAGGATGCCGATCGTCACCTGGAGCGCCGTGCTCTTGTCCATGCCGGTGGTTTTCTCTAAAAATCCCCATAGAGCATACCCCCCGATCATCACGATAATTACGCCGACCAGGGCGAAGGCCGCCTGCAGAAGGGTCAGGTTGACCCGCTCCGTATCGTTATGGGTCAGTTCCGGAATCAGCGCAAGCCACGGACCCACGTAAAATGTGAAGAAAAACAACAGCACGCCGAGCCAGAATCCCATCCAGACAGCGTTGGCGACGCTGGCATAGGGGACGGGCGGCAAAAAGAGAATAACCGATGAGGCCATCAGGGGGAGTCCCCCGAAAATTAGGAAAAACCGCCGACGGCCCAGGGGGGATTTACTCCGGTCGCTCCAGTTTGAGATAATCGGATCGGCGATTGAATCCACAATACGCCCAAAAAGCGTCATCACCCCGACGACGGTCAGCACGCCGAAAAAGGTCTTGTTGGATATCAGCTCGGGCATCCCGGACTCCGCCGGGGGAAGGAAAAAATAGAGCATGAACACCACCCAGATGCGATCCGCGATGGTGAAGCCGATATTACCGCTGGCATAGAGCAACTTACCCCACAGTGGGAATTTCTCAACTCGTGTCGCCATGTTCCGCTCCTTTTTGAAAAAGCGTATCAGCAGTTAGTCATTTCACAGCCGCTTTCACACTCACCATGAGAAAACAATAGGCTCACTCTGCTCAAAATACGATCCCACCCGCCCGTCGGTTCTCCTCCAATACCCCCAGCACCTCCTGTTCGGGATATATGGAGAACAGGATAATCCCGAAAATGCACACGATACCCACCACCGGGCCGGTCAGCTGAATACCCATGGATTGCGCCGCGTCCTTGCCGAACTCGGTCAACAAAAAACCGAGGACCAGGGTGGAAAGTCCGAGATTCACCTTGTGGAGCAATCCCTGGGCGCCGAAATACATCGCCTCCCTGTTTGTGCCGGTTTTAATCGAGTCATATTCGGCGATATCCGCGAGTATGGCGTTCGGGAGCAGCAACAGGGCGGCCACAGGGATGCCGAACAAACCAAATAAAACCAGTGCTTGAGTGGTCTTCGGCACCGGGATGGCGTCCGATCCCAGAAAGTAGAGCGTAAATCCGCATATGAGAAAAAGTATCAGGCCCGTGATCATGATATGTTTTTTGAGCATCTTCCGTGAGAGGAGGTTGAGAATCGGGAAAAAGACGAATGCAACCCCCATAACCATTCCGTACGCCGCGCTCGTAAAGGATTCGGGTTTTCCCAGAAGCACGGTCACATAGTAGATCGTCGACTGGAAAACGATATTGAACGCAAACCAGAGGCAAATCGTCCCGAACAAGTACGGCATAAAGGGCTTGTTGGCAAAAGTCAGCTTGAGGGATTCGATGAGCCCTATTTTTGATGGAGTGGAGATTGTGTATCGCTCCTCATCGAGAGTGATGAGGGGAAGGTATAACGCAACCAAAGCGATCAATCCAAAGACGAGGATCGTCACCTGGAGTGCTCGGCCCTTATCCATGCCCCATCCCTCAAACAGGTCCCACAGGGCGAATCCGCCGATCATCACAATCACCAGGGCGATCATTCTAAATCCCGCCTGCATGGATGCGATGTTGATCCGCTCGTTTTTTGTGTGAGACAGCTCCGGCAGCAACGCACACCACGGCACCACGTAGATGGTGAGGAAAAATAGGAGCAGACTCAGGATAACGATCATCCAGACGGCGTTCAGCGTTCCCGCCTCGGGCGACGGTGGAAAAAACAGCATCACCAACAACACGACCAGGGGGAGGCCTCCGTAGAGCAAAAACATTTTCCG is a window from the Candidatus Zymogenaceae bacterium genome containing:
- a CDS encoding MFS transporter — translated: MATRVEKFPLWGKLLYASGNIGFTIADRIWVVFMLYFFLPPAESGMPELISNKTFFGVLTVVGVMTLFGRIVDSIADPIISNWSDRSKSPLGRRRFFLIFGGLPLMASSVILFLPPVPYASVANAVWMGFWLGVLLFFFTFYVGPWLALIPELTHNDTERVNLTLLQAAFALVGVIIVMIGGYALWGFLEKTTGMDKSTALQVTIGILAVIGLVFCYIAVIPINEKRYCDSAPSEIGLIDSLKLTLKNKPFLIYLFATICLWFALNIISQAATYYVTVLLKKPESFATVVFGAVFGTALIFFPILSFLNRFISKKTIMVVSTLIFAVFAPLTYYLGTDVLILDPMVQAYIIFAFVGIPVSALLAIPNAMISDLAEYDAITTGSKREGMYFGAQGLFQKINLGISTLILGYLFATFGKDIANPLGVKLSGLVVGVVCLIGAILYILYPEKDVLAVVEKHRAEVIVEK
- a CDS encoding MFS transporter encodes the protein MNNRPETFPLKGQLLYASGNLGWTMVDRIWITFMLYFYLPPAESGMTELISNRTFLGFLTVIGLATILARVVDAAANPLVASWSDGNESPLGRRKMFLLYGGLPLVVLLVMLFFPPSPEAGTLNAVWMIVILSLLLFFLTIYVVPWCALLPELSHTKNERINIASMQAGFRMIALVIVMIGGFALWDLFEGWGMDKGRALQVTILVFGLIALVALYLPLITLDEERYTISTPSKIGLIESLKLTFANKPFMPYLFGTICLWFAFNIVFQSTIYYVTVLLGKPESFTSAAYGMVMGVAFVFFPILNLLSRKMLKKHIMITGLILFLICGFTLYFLGSDAIPVPKTTQALVLFGLFGIPVAALLLLPNAILADIAEYDSIKTGTNREAMYFGAQGLLHKVNLGLSTLVLGFLLTEFGKDAAQSMGIQLTGPVVGIVCIFGIILFSIYPEQEVLGVLEENRRAGGIVF